The Natronosalvus caseinilyticus genome includes a region encoding these proteins:
- a CDS encoding cation:proton antiporter, producing the protein MILIQNTEAEVIEPIAHEQLLWLFLMLTVLLVVARGLGEVAKYFDLPAVVGELSAGILLGPSVIDATSIVFRSVFSPETPIDPQFHLIEVVSWLGLLMLIILTGLETDLDLIISRGVDATIISVASIVVPFVMGFAFAWYLPDRFIAGPGQRLVFSLFVGTALSISAIPVIAKILMDMGAIRRDFGQISLAVGMINDTVGWILLALVAGLARTGQIELGETALTILYLAVFLGVGLTLGQRAVAWIIRVVDDTIGGQVAKLTTLMALSLGVGSFTHYLHLEAVLGAFVVGILVGQVKRFDYETEHTFEMITIGVFAPIFFATAGLRVDLRTLADPTVLAVATAALGIAVAGKFVGSYVGAKVAGLSHWEGVTLGAGLNARGAMEIIVAMIGLGLGVLTIEMYSIIVVIAVVTSLMAPPLLRWSLPHVPMSEEERTRLEREEQEAESFLGRMTTVLLPTRCGIDSQYAAQMLGSLTHEHEIDVTHMYIDQPSGPPSTQSQSLGSRTRQLLLSKISSTGERGQDTENPSSRSVQTDDPGLLNEGTQCLNVMQEQFDPSGDRTARTMLRQETDSLKETVLSEAREDYDMLVLGSAERGARPNDPPFGDLIDSIIRDSPCPVTVVHANAKPDGVVLQREGISRILLPTVGAEYNRHAAEVAFSIAQTENALVEIIHVVNKSQVSDRFIEEPDIEQARQLGEEIVDGEADLGRQLGAEVTTSVIVSEQEPEDEIVELARENEDDLIIMGASLRPVSQRAFFGHRAEYVIRNADCAVAIVCSV; encoded by the coding sequence ATGATCCTCATTCAAAATACGGAAGCCGAGGTCATTGAGCCAATCGCTCACGAGCAGCTGCTTTGGCTATTTCTCATGCTCACTGTGCTTCTCGTTGTTGCTCGGGGATTGGGCGAAGTTGCGAAATATTTTGATTTGCCTGCTGTCGTTGGTGAACTCTCTGCCGGCATCTTGCTCGGTCCATCGGTAATTGACGCCACCTCAATCGTCTTCCGTTCCGTCTTCTCTCCCGAGACGCCGATCGATCCGCAGTTTCATCTCATAGAAGTCGTTTCGTGGCTGGGGCTCCTTATGCTCATCATCCTTACTGGATTGGAAACCGATCTCGATCTCATTATCAGTCGAGGCGTGGATGCGACGATCATCTCGGTTGCGAGCATTGTCGTTCCGTTCGTGATGGGATTCGCCTTCGCCTGGTATCTTCCTGATCGGTTCATCGCCGGACCCGGTCAGCGACTTGTCTTCAGTCTCTTTGTCGGCACAGCACTCAGCATCTCTGCGATTCCAGTCATTGCGAAGATTCTGATGGATATGGGTGCAATCCGTCGTGACTTCGGCCAGATCTCACTCGCTGTGGGGATGATCAACGACACCGTTGGATGGATTCTACTCGCACTCGTTGCGGGACTCGCTAGAACAGGACAAATTGAACTCGGTGAAACCGCACTGACGATCCTCTACCTCGCAGTCTTTCTCGGGGTCGGGCTAACGCTCGGCCAGCGGGCTGTTGCGTGGATTATTCGCGTCGTGGACGATACGATCGGAGGTCAAGTGGCGAAGCTCACAACGTTGATGGCGCTTTCACTCGGGGTTGGATCGTTCACGCACTACCTCCATCTCGAAGCGGTACTCGGAGCATTCGTCGTGGGCATTCTCGTTGGACAAGTCAAACGGTTTGACTACGAGACGGAACACACGTTCGAAATGATCACGATTGGCGTGTTCGCACCGATTTTCTTCGCCACTGCGGGGCTTCGCGTCGATTTAAGAACGCTCGCAGATCCGACCGTACTAGCCGTCGCTACAGCTGCATTAGGAATCGCAGTTGCGGGTAAATTCGTCGGGTCGTACGTTGGGGCGAAAGTCGCGGGGTTGTCCCACTGGGAAGGGGTAACGCTGGGTGCCGGACTGAACGCTCGAGGAGCCATGGAAATCATCGTTGCGATGATCGGCCTCGGGCTTGGTGTTCTGACGATCGAGATGTATAGTATTATTGTAGTGATAGCCGTCGTCACCTCACTCATGGCTCCGCCGTTGTTGCGGTGGAGTCTCCCGCACGTCCCGATGTCGGAAGAAGAACGAACACGCCTCGAGCGTGAAGAACAGGAAGCTGAGAGCTTCCTCGGTCGGATGACCACAGTCCTTCTTCCAACTCGCTGCGGGATTGACTCGCAATACGCCGCACAGATGCTCGGTTCACTTACGCACGAACACGAGATTGACGTCACTCATATGTACATTGATCAGCCGAGTGGACCACCATCAACTCAGTCACAATCGCTTGGTTCCCGTACTCGCCAATTGTTGCTCTCGAAGATATCTTCGACAGGAGAGAGAGGACAAGATACAGAAAATCCGTCAAGTAGGTCAGTACAGACCGATGATCCAGGGCTTCTCAACGAGGGCACCCAGTGTCTTAACGTAATGCAAGAACAGTTCGATCCATCTGGCGATCGAACTGCTCGAACGATGCTGCGACAGGAAACGGACAGTCTCAAAGAGACGGTTCTTTCAGAAGCTCGTGAAGACTACGATATGCTCGTTCTGGGAAGCGCAGAACGAGGTGCACGGCCTAACGATCCTCCATTCGGAGACCTCATCGACAGCATCATTCGAGACAGTCCATGCCCGGTCACGGTTGTCCATGCAAATGCCAAACCTGACGGTGTCGTCCTCCAACGAGAGGGGATCTCACGAATCTTGCTCCCAACGGTCGGGGCCGAATACAATCGTCACGCAGCCGAGGTCGCATTTTCGATTGCCCAGACTGAAAATGCGCTCGTGGAGATCATCCACGTTGTCAATAAATCACAAGTCAGTGATCGGTTTATCGAAGAGCCCGACATTGAACAGGCTCGACAACTCGGCGAGGAGATCGTCGATGGCGAGGCTGACCTCGGACGACAACTCGGTGCCGAAGTTACGACAAGCGTCATTGTCTCAGAACAGGAGCCGGAAGACGAGATCGTCGAGCTCGCCCGTGAGAACGAGGATGATCTAATCATCATGGGAGCGAGCCTTCGTCCGGTCTCTCAACGAGCATTCTTCGGGCACCGGGCCGAGTACGTAATTCGCAACGCTGATTGTGCTGTTGCTATCGTGTGTTCGGTCTAA
- a CDS encoding beta-CASP ribonuclease aCPSF1, whose product MSDDTTHSDLHERIVTQVPSHLDVTEVQYEGPDLVIYTETPRKFAENSDLIGDLARSLQKRVTIRPAPGAQSSPSDAETKIRDIAPDEAHIQDLEFYPTIGEVIVEAEKPGLVIGQRGSTLREITREIGWNLEVVRTPPMESSTVDSVRNFLTQERGERRDFLAKVGEKIHGEPAKDLEWVRITTLGCCREVGRASFVLHTPNTRILIDCGDKPGAEGEVPYLHAPEAMPLTGIDAVVLTHAHLDHSALLPLLFKYGYDGPVYTTEPTRDLMGLLQLDYLTVASKEGRTPPYSSEQVRQAIKHTIPVEYGNVTDIAPDVKLTMHNAGHILGSASAHFHIGSGFYNILFSGDVHYEPTRLFNGAVNDFPRAEAMVMESTYGRRGDYQTDTEESEAKVHEIIRETYEEDGIVVIPAFAVGRSQELMLVLEEAMREGTIPTMPVYLDGMIREATAIHTAYPDYLRDGLQQRILHEDENPFIADQFRQVDGGQEMREEIASGDPCVILSTSGMVTGGPIMSWLELLGPNQTNTLLFVGYQAEGTLGRRIQGGNVEISLPGRADRANRLTLELRIESVSGFSGHADRASLEQYVDEMNPRPETILCVHGDEQATDQLSSALYQNHNVRTYQPKNLETFRFP is encoded by the coding sequence ATGAGCGACGATACGACCCACTCAGACTTACACGAACGCATTGTCACGCAGGTGCCCTCACATCTGGACGTTACCGAAGTCCAGTACGAGGGACCAGACCTCGTCATCTACACCGAGACCCCTCGCAAGTTCGCTGAAAACAGCGATCTCATCGGGGACCTCGCACGGTCACTCCAAAAACGGGTGACGATACGGCCAGCGCCGGGGGCACAGTCGAGTCCGTCGGACGCAGAAACGAAAATTCGCGACATTGCTCCTGATGAGGCCCACATTCAGGATCTCGAGTTCTATCCGACGATCGGAGAAGTGATTGTCGAAGCTGAGAAGCCGGGGCTTGTCATCGGACAGCGAGGGAGTACGCTCCGCGAGATCACCCGAGAGATCGGCTGGAACCTGGAAGTGGTTCGAACGCCGCCGATGGAGTCCTCGACCGTCGACAGCGTCAGGAACTTCCTGACCCAGGAACGCGGAGAACGACGCGACTTCCTCGCAAAGGTCGGCGAGAAGATACACGGCGAACCCGCAAAGGACCTCGAGTGGGTGCGGATCACGACGCTGGGTTGTTGTCGCGAAGTCGGTCGCGCGAGTTTCGTGCTTCACACCCCAAATACGAGGATTCTCATTGACTGCGGCGACAAACCGGGTGCCGAGGGGGAAGTTCCCTACCTTCATGCGCCCGAGGCGATGCCATTGACGGGTATCGACGCCGTGGTGCTGACCCACGCTCACCTCGACCACAGTGCGTTGCTTCCGCTGTTGTTCAAGTACGGATACGACGGACCGGTTTACACGACTGAACCGACGCGTGATCTGATGGGGCTGTTGCAGTTGGACTATCTGACCGTGGCCTCGAAGGAGGGTCGAACGCCGCCGTACTCAAGCGAGCAGGTCCGACAGGCGATCAAGCACACGATTCCAGTCGAGTATGGTAACGTCACCGACATCGCACCTGACGTCAAACTGACGATGCACAATGCGGGGCACATCCTGGGAAGTGCGTCCGCTCACTTTCACATCGGAAGCGGGTTCTACAACATCCTCTTCTCGGGCGACGTTCACTACGAGCCGACGCGGCTGTTCAACGGCGCCGTGAACGATTTCCCTCGCGCGGAGGCGATGGTCATGGAGTCGACGTACGGTCGCCGTGGCGACTATCAGACGGACACCGAGGAGAGCGAAGCGAAGGTCCACGAAATCATCAGGGAGACGTACGAGGAGGACGGGATCGTCGTCATCCCCGCGTTCGCAGTCGGTCGCTCCCAGGAACTGATGTTGGTCCTGGAGGAGGCGATGCGAGAGGGAACGATTCCGACGATGCCGGTCTATCTGGACGGCATGATTCGGGAAGCGACCGCGATTCACACGGCGTACCCCGATTACCTCAGGGATGGGCTACAACAGCGTATCCTCCATGAAGACGAGAATCCGTTCATCGCAGACCAGTTCCGGCAAGTAGACGGCGGACAGGAGATGCGCGAGGAGATCGCGAGCGGCGACCCTTGCGTGATCCTCTCGACGTCGGGGATGGTGACCGGCGGGCCGATCATGTCCTGGCTCGAACTGCTCGGACCGAATCAGACGAACACCCTCCTGTTCGTCGGGTACCAGGCCGAGGGGACCCTCGGGCGCAGAATTCAGGGCGGGAACGTGGAAATCTCCCTCCCTGGACGGGCTGATCGCGCGAATCGCCTGACGCTCGAACTCAGGATCGAATCGGTGAGCGGTTTCTCCGGCCACGCCGACCGAGCCAGCCTCGAACAGTACGTCGACGAGATGAACCCCCGACCGGAGACGATTCTCTGCGTTCACGGCGACGAACAGGCGACAGATCAACTCTCCTCCGCACTGTACCAGAATCACAACGTCAGGACGTATCAGCCGAAGAATTTGGAGACGTTCCGGTTTCCCTGA
- a CDS encoding cation:proton antiporter, with translation MSDVAALVIRVLAVFCLGLAVRIFAVRSEQVVYPVALVLVGLIVAITPFELGIRLSRDIIMIGLLPIILFQGAAELDLDQLRETALPPLLLVIPGLPLTAAILGGSVAYLLELPLLVGLLFGAIIVPTDPAAVLAIFQQLDAPEDLESIIKGESVFNDFVAIVLFTVLVDLVETQEGTGQTVTELTGLATIRRLLVEMLVVGGGGLFVGLLVGFVGNAAIRWVRDRQATLLITVIAAYGSYLIASQVIGISGVLAAVTAGLVIGHTGGWDEEPTRTVEFMKEVWQTAVFLVNTLLYILIGELVAPGLLLDNAVLVSGAVILVLVARGVVVYPLMSAANRVLTRPVPRKYQHVIVWGSLHTVIPVALALSLSDAMQFSEEIRAMVFGVAVLSVGIQGLLMPTVLKYTGTAS, from the coding sequence ATGTCCGACGTTGCCGCGCTGGTCATCCGGGTGTTAGCGGTCTTCTGTCTCGGGTTGGCCGTCCGGATCTTCGCGGTGCGGAGCGAACAGGTCGTCTATCCCGTCGCGCTCGTTCTCGTCGGTCTCATCGTTGCCATCACGCCGTTCGAACTCGGTATCCGGCTCTCCCGAGACATCATCATGATCGGGCTGTTACCAATCATCCTGTTCCAAGGTGCCGCCGAACTCGACCTCGACCAGCTCCGTGAGACGGCGCTGCCACCGCTTCTGTTGGTGATTCCGGGGTTACCCTTGACCGCCGCCATCCTTGGCGGCTCAGTCGCATATTTGCTCGAGCTACCGCTGCTCGTTGGCCTGCTCTTCGGGGCGATTATCGTCCCGACTGACCCAGCCGCTGTCCTAGCAATCTTTCAACAACTCGACGCGCCCGAAGACCTTGAATCAATCATCAAAGGCGAGAGCGTCTTCAACGACTTCGTCGCCATCGTCCTCTTCACCGTTCTCGTAGATCTCGTGGAAACACAGGAAGGGACAGGCCAGACGGTCACGGAGCTCACGGGACTGGCGACGATTCGACGACTCCTCGTCGAGATGCTCGTCGTTGGTGGCGGTGGCCTCTTTGTCGGTCTCCTCGTTGGGTTTGTGGGGAATGCCGCGATTCGCTGGGTGCGTGACCGGCAAGCGACGCTGTTGATTACGGTCATCGCTGCCTACGGCAGCTACCTCATCGCCTCCCAGGTGATCGGGATCAGTGGCGTCCTTGCAGCCGTGACGGCAGGCCTGGTTATCGGTCATACGGGTGGCTGGGACGAGGAGCCGACGCGGACGGTCGAGTTCATGAAGGAAGTCTGGCAGACGGCAGTCTTCCTAGTCAACACTCTCCTCTACATCTTGATCGGTGAACTCGTCGCGCCTGGTCTCCTGCTGGATAACGCTGTACTCGTGAGCGGTGCAGTCATACTCGTTCTCGTAGCGCGGGGGGTCGTGGTGTATCCCCTGATGAGCGCTGCGAACCGAGTGCTCACGAGGCCAGTACCGAGGAAGTATCAGCACGTCATCGTCTGGGGGAGTCTCCATACGGTCATCCCTGTTGCACTCGCGTTGAGCCTCTCCGACGCCATGCAGTTCAGCGAGGAGATTCGAGCGATGGTGTTCGGTGTCGCCGTCCTGAGCGTCGGGATTCAGGGATTATTGATGCCAACGGTTCTGAAATACACTGGAACAGCGTCGTAG
- a CDS encoding DUF7504 family protein, translated as MSLPSFPETLGSGSTVLVAGTVDPSHYALGLRALCQYGHDSESALVVTTIESADQTCSAYERVCSTDRPLIGLVDTTSERQYVSSFYRDSPTVYTPSSADLERIVIALSDLTESKLPTTETRHLVIRSLTPLLRSSPSKRVCRVLQRITGLRTGTGIGFFGLNYTEHDKQTIAELSHHVDGILWVTQGSDHDLEFEYQAARNYSR; from the coding sequence ATGTCTCTTCCTTCGTTTCCAGAGACTCTAGGAAGTGGATCAACAGTTCTCGTTGCAGGGACTGTTGATCCATCTCACTATGCGCTTGGACTTCGGGCTCTTTGTCAGTATGGCCACGATAGTGAGTCTGCTCTCGTTGTGACTACTATCGAAAGTGCCGATCAAACATGCAGTGCTTATGAGAGAGTCTGTTCGACGGACCGCCCCCTGATCGGCCTTGTTGATACGACCTCCGAAAGACAGTACGTGTCTTCGTTTTATAGAGACTCACCTACGGTCTATACGCCATCATCAGCTGATCTCGAACGAATCGTGATTGCACTTTCAGATTTAACCGAAAGTAAGCTTCCTACTACAGAGACTCGCCATCTTGTTATTCGCTCACTCACGCCGTTGCTTCGCAGTTCACCGTCAAAACGAGTCTGTCGAGTTCTACAACGAATTACAGGATTGCGAACCGGAACCGGAATCGGATTCTTCGGTCTCAATTATACGGAACACGATAAGCAAACGATCGCAGAGTTATCGCATCACGTCGATGGGATTCTTTGGGTTACACAGGGATCTGACCACGACCTTGAGTTTGAATATCAAGCAGCAAGGAATTATTCTCGCTAA
- a CDS encoding amphi-Trp domain-containing protein codes for MPEEELFKTEESRSRAEIAEVLIAAAEQIKTGSVHLESETEEERVTIPDRTTFEIELERLTDSETGEKRYELEYEIRWTE; via the coding sequence ATGCCCGAAGAAGAACTTTTCAAAACGGAGGAATCACGATCCCGAGCGGAGATTGCCGAGGTCCTCATTGCCGCTGCCGAACAGATCAAAACCGGCTCTGTCCACCTGGAGAGTGAGACAGAGGAAGAGCGCGTGACGATTCCCGACAGGACGACGTTCGAGATCGAACTCGAGCGACTCACCGACTCCGAAACCGGCGAGAAGCGGTACGAACTCGAGTACGAAATCCGATGGACAGAGTAA
- a CDS encoding CBS domain-containing protein, which translates to MTVGNLGPSDVVTASPESTLGEITELLDSENVGAIVLTEDESPAGIVTDRDAALAIHQHDDVADISVQEVMSEDPATLREDEEAMEISRAIKENNVRRFPVVDENGSLTGIVTLDDLVATIGEQLDNVADTIESQSPEYTP; encoded by the coding sequence ATGACCGTTGGCAACCTCGGACCAAGCGATGTCGTAACGGCAAGTCCAGAAAGTACGCTTGGAGAAATCACTGAGCTGCTGGACTCCGAAAACGTGGGCGCGATTGTACTCACAGAAGATGAGTCGCCGGCCGGAATCGTAACTGACCGTGATGCTGCTCTGGCAATCCACCAGCACGACGATGTTGCAGACATCTCAGTACAGGAAGTGATGTCAGAAGATCCAGCGACGCTACGAGAGGATGAAGAGGCAATGGAAATCTCCCGGGCGATCAAGGAAAACAATGTTCGTCGCTTCCCGGTTGTTGATGAGAATGGGAGTCTCACAGGAATTGTCACTCTTGATGACCTCGTCGCGACAATAGGTGAGCAATTGGATAATGTCGCAGATACAATCGAGTCCCAATCGCCAGAGTACACCCCGTAA
- a CDS encoding DUF421 domain-containing protein, translating to MNAFDFIVTVAIGSVFGQALTAKSVALAEALVAFGLLVAIQYMVTWIQIRWPFFSRVVTSPPSLLYFRGKFIDESMRRQRVTKSEVQTTVRKKKFGSLDEVETVVLESGGDSLSSGLSRMG from the coding sequence ATGAACGCGTTCGACTTCATCGTGACCGTCGCCATCGGCTCAGTATTCGGGCAGGCGTTGACGGCCAAGAGCGTCGCGCTTGCCGAGGCACTTGTCGCATTCGGGCTGCTCGTCGCGATTCAGTATATGGTGACGTGGATACAGATCCGGTGGCCGTTTTTCAGCCGCGTCGTTACGAGCCCGCCATCGTTGCTGTATTTCCGCGGAAAGTTCATCGACGAGTCGATGCGCCGCCAGCGAGTGACAAAGTCCGAAGTGCAGACGACTGTTCGCAAGAAAAAGTTCGGCTCGCTCGATGAGGTCGAGACGGTCGTGCTCGAATCGGGTGGAGATTCTCTGTCATCGGGTCTGTCGAGAATGGGATAG
- a CDS encoding ion channel, protein MRLVYLVLGAALLVAAIIDILWTTLWVDGGSGPLSARLTSWVWRGLRRSGSERSRLLGLAGPIILTLTLVMWVGFIWAGWTLLFAGGENALIAARSDVPVTWTGRIYFVAYTMFTMGNGDFYPPAGIWQIATSLTTASGMLFVTMGVSYVLSVLGAVAEKRSFASSVNGLGTRGEEIVESSWNGEDFEGFDLPLNSLTSQLDLLSNQHKAYPILHYYHSEQSQDASAMAVAVFDEALTLFRFGVTDDAQPYSVLLKNARSASDNYLKTLDKAFIDPADDVPPPPDLDRLGGEGIPTVSDEEFADALDDLAERRRKLLGVVEADAWHWPPTDQ, encoded by the coding sequence ATGCGGCTGGTATACTTGGTTCTCGGGGCGGCGTTGCTCGTCGCCGCGATCATCGACATTCTGTGGACCACCCTGTGGGTCGACGGTGGGTCTGGCCCGCTCTCCGCGCGATTGACGTCCTGGGTGTGGCGAGGCCTCCGTCGCTCCGGGAGCGAACGGTCGCGACTGCTGGGTCTCGCCGGCCCGATCATTCTCACATTGACGCTCGTGATGTGGGTGGGGTTCATCTGGGCAGGCTGGACGCTCCTCTTCGCCGGCGGCGAAAACGCGCTCATCGCCGCCCGTTCGGATGTCCCCGTAACATGGACAGGGCGGATCTACTTCGTCGCATACACGATGTTCACGATGGGGAACGGCGACTTCTACCCGCCAGCTGGCATCTGGCAGATCGCCACCTCACTCACGACCGCCAGCGGAATGCTCTTCGTCACGATGGGTGTCTCGTACGTCCTCTCGGTCCTCGGTGCTGTCGCCGAGAAGCGGTCGTTCGCCAGCAGTGTGAACGGACTCGGCACGCGGGGCGAAGAGATCGTCGAGAGCAGCTGGAACGGTGAGGACTTCGAGGGATTTGATCTGCCGTTGAACTCGCTCACCTCCCAGCTTGATCTACTCTCGAACCAACACAAGGCCTACCCGATCCTCCATTACTATCACAGCGAACAGTCCCAGGACGCCTCGGCAATGGCTGTCGCCGTCTTCGACGAGGCGCTCACGCTGTTCCGGTTCGGTGTCACGGACGACGCGCAGCCGTACTCGGTGTTGCTAAAGAACGCTCGATCAGCCAGCGATAACTACCTGAAAACGCTCGACAAGGCGTTCATCGACCCTGCCGACGATGTACCGCCACCACCTGATCTCGATCGGCTCGGTGGCGAGGGAATCCCCACCGTCTCCGATGAGGAGTTTGCGGACGCCCTCGACGACCTGGCGGAACGGCGTCGGAAACTCCTCGGCGTCGTGGAAGCAGATGCCTGGCACTGGCCACCGACTGACCAATGA
- a CDS encoding RNA-guided endonuclease InsQ/TnpB family protein: MTTITKTLQATFAPPTAHKQSKLNDLLETYRDGLQEAFDAGASTMSAVSDIVTPYDLPYQAKAALCNYVPKLRKTYNAKELDDGHPIRLTNQAAEFDHSDERDYEFTWWVPRPGRGTNFWIPLRINPEQEDLWHALVTEDAKAGEIRLQNHRKNWVLHVTVEYLVEEPATDGDATHIGLDIGETALITGCALKDGSPTDPFVCSGSRAKHLRKEMHTTLKRLQERNVSEWRIEDRFSHYQNALTDIVEKASRQTVEYAKQFENPMLVMEDLTYIRERLDYGKYMNRRLHSWAFARLQGRIEDKATEAGISVEYVNPAYTSQTCHSCHRIGRRDSQAEFQCPHDDCHVSAFQADINASANIARRVDPWGESVPLDKAERDDSPRDGSGCDTATTHCEQSVSAQMTLTAYEESKPSASVHETKSLVQPARTEGSGDDD; the protein is encoded by the coding sequence GTGACAACGATAACTAAGACGCTTCAAGCGACGTTCGCTCCACCGACAGCCCACAAGCAGTCGAAACTGAACGACCTACTCGAGACCTACCGTGACGGTCTGCAAGAGGCGTTCGACGCCGGAGCGAGTACCATGTCGGCGGTGAGCGATATCGTGACGCCCTACGACCTGCCGTATCAGGCCAAAGCAGCACTCTGCAACTACGTTCCGAAACTGCGGAAGACGTACAACGCCAAGGAGTTGGACGACGGCCACCCGATACGGCTCACGAATCAAGCTGCGGAGTTCGACCACTCCGACGAACGTGACTACGAGTTCACGTGGTGGGTCCCGCGTCCCGGTCGGGGAACGAACTTTTGGATTCCGCTCCGCATCAATCCCGAACAGGAGGACCTCTGGCACGCCCTCGTAACGGAGGACGCGAAAGCAGGTGAGATACGACTTCAGAACCACCGGAAGAACTGGGTGCTGCACGTCACCGTTGAGTACCTGGTCGAAGAACCAGCGACGGACGGTGACGCCACGCACATCGGCTTAGACATCGGAGAAACCGCCCTCATTACGGGCTGTGCCCTCAAGGACGGGTCTCCGACTGACCCGTTCGTGTGTAGCGGAAGCAGAGCGAAGCATCTCCGCAAAGAGATGCACACGACCCTGAAACGCCTCCAAGAGCGTAACGTATCCGAGTGGCGGATTGAAGACCGCTTCTCGCACTACCAGAACGCGCTCACCGACATCGTGGAAAAAGCGTCTCGACAGACCGTCGAGTACGCCAAACAGTTCGAGAACCCGATGTTGGTGATGGAGGACTTGACGTACATCCGTGAGCGTCTCGACTACGGGAAGTACATGAACCGTCGCCTTCACTCGTGGGCGTTCGCCCGACTGCAAGGGCGCATCGAGGACAAGGCGACAGAAGCAGGCATCTCAGTCGAGTACGTGAACCCGGCGTACACCTCGCAAACATGCCACTCGTGCCACCGTATCGGGCGGCGGGACTCCCAAGCCGAGTTCCAGTGTCCGCACGACGACTGCCACGTTTCGGCGTTTCAGGCCGACATCAACGCTTCCGCGAATATCGCGCGCCGGGTTGACCCGTGGGGAGAGAGCGTCCCGCTTGACAAGGCGGAGCGCGATGACTCACCACGGGACGGGAGCGGTTGTGACACCGCCACGACTCACTGTGAGCAGAGCGTATCAGCGCAGATGACGCTCACGGCCTACGAAGAGTCGAAACCCTCTGCCAGCGTTCACGAGACTAAGAGTCTCGTGCAGCCCGCCAGAACCGAAGGTTCTGGAGACGACGACTGA